In Methylotenera versatilis 79, the DNA window CTCGTCTGCCAGCAACACATTGGTAAAAATCGGGCCAGCATGAAACTGAAAATTAGAGGTGTTGCGATCAAAAACCGAGACACCGATAATATCGACTGGCAACAAATCGCTGGTAAATTGTGTACGCCCAAACCCCAAACCAAGCACCTGCGCCAATGTATGCGCAAGTGTAGTTTTTCCCATACCCGGCAAGTCTTCGATCAACAGATGACCACGCGCCAATATACAGGCGAGTGCTAATTTGATTTGCTGTTCTTTACCCAGAATGACTTCGCTGGTTTTTGCGATGATGGCGTTGGTGATGCTATTGGTGGCGTTTTGCATATTATTTTTTTAAGTGATTTTGAGTGTTAAGTATGAGGGTAATCTATTCTTGTTGTTGCCTTTGGCCCCACATAATCATGATGTAAATCAGCCCAAGCACAAATGCGCCGCCTACCCACATGCCTACTTCTTGCATGGTTGGCGAAGCATCTTGCACTGGCATGACGATGAGTTTGCGCAAAAATAACACCAGCACCACTTCGACGAACGTTTCGACTAACAATTTGCTGCCATTTAAATAGCGTATCTCTGCCGAAATGAGCGCAGAGATTGACCACAGCAACATCAGCGTGCCAAGCGCATGCAAAAATCCATGTACCAGATTATGTGCATAAGCGGCTTCTTTCACATCATTGAAAAATAGCCAAGTGAACATAATGACTGAAGTGGCCAACGCCAATCCAATCACAATATGTGCAAAGCCATTGAGCCAAAGCATGGCTCTGATGGCGAATCTATTCAGCGGTGCAAACTCTTCTGGCAGTTGGTCTTGAGTCATTTTTGATGCCTTTTTTAATTTATATTCAGTGAGCTATTTAATTTAGTCACCCGTTTAATTGAGCAATTCGTCTAGTTAAGTAACTCATCTAGTTCGAGCAATTGTAGTTCTTTCAATAACCACTGTTGGGCTTTGCCGCCTTTTGTGCACCAAGCTAAAAAGATGGCTGTTTCAGGTTTTGGTTCAGCCACTAATTTAATCACCAATTCGCCCGTGGCGGCATGTTTTTCAGCAAGTTTTTTTGGCAAATAACCGACGCCAAGCCCAGCGATTTGTGCTTTTAATTTGCTGTGTATATCGGGCACGGTTAACACATCTTGCCCAGTTAAAATACCAGAAGTGCGTGGCGGCAGATTACGCGAGCTGTCTGCGCCGGAAATCGCACGATAACGCATGATATCCAGATTTTGCAATGGCTCTGGCAACTTAGCAAGCGGATGATGCGCCGCCACTGCATAATGAAATTCTAATGCGCCCATGCGTTTTGTGGTGTAACCGCCGCCGGACGGGCCATCACCGGGAGCGCCTAAGGAAATATCCGCGCGGCCGCTAATCAGCGCATCCCAGCTGCCGCCGTAAACTTCGCGTAATATTCTTAAGCGTGTGCCAAAATTCTGCGCGTAAAATCGATTGAGTAGCGGGTAAATAGCCGAGATATTAAAAAGGTCGCTTACCGCAATGGTGAGTTCGGTTTCAACGCCGCTGGCAATGCGCTTAACGCGGTTTTCAAGTTCAGAAGCGGCGTTGAGTAAGTTTCTGCCTTCACGCAACAATTCGGCACCTGCTTCAGTTAACTCTGCACGATGGCCGCTACGGTTGAATAAGCTCACACCCAAATCTTCTTCCAGCTTGCGCACCGTGTAAGTCAGCGCGGAAGGCACGCGAAATAAGGATTCTGCCGCAGCTGCAAAACTGCCTTTTCGCGCAATAGCATCCAGTACTTCAAGCGATTCTAAAGAAAGTTTTATGCTCATTTTTTTAGGTTAAGTATTTTAAAAGCAATATTACATCAAAATTATTGAATGAATGATGCAAATTAATTTGCTATTAGTGCGTAATTAATCAGCATAACATAGCAATGTAAGCAAAAAAGTGGATTCAACTTTATTGAATATATTTTGAAGAGGATCGGCTATCAATACAACATTCAGCAAACGATTGATTTGCCAGCAGACAAGCCACTTACTAAGCAGTAAGCTTAATATTAAGGTCATAACAAAGGTTTAAATTTTAAATTTAATTTAGGAGTATTGACATGACAAAAATCGCAGTGGTTTATCACAGTGGGTATGGCCATACTGGCGCGCAAGCACAAGCTGTAGCACGCGGAGCAGGCAAGGTTGCTGATACAGAAGTGACATTGTTAACCGCAGATGAAGCCCAAAAATGGGAACTTTTAGCAGATGCGGATGCCATTATTTTCGGCAGCCCGACTTACATGGGCAGCGCATCGGCGCAATTAAAAGCATTTATGGAAGCGAGCTCTACGTTGTGGTACACGCGCGATTGGAAAGATAAAGTCGCTGCGGGATTTACAACTTCCGCCAGCCAGAGTGGTGACAAACTCAATACGCTAATTCAACTAGCCGTATTTGCAGCGCAACATGGCATGATTTGGGTAGGGCAAGATTTATTGCCGGGCAATAACAGCAGCACAGGATCTGTCAATGATTTGAATCGCCTAGGTGGATTTTTGGGTGCAATGGCACAAGCTAATAGCGACCAAGGTCCAGATGTCGCGCCGTTACAGAGTGATTTGCTAACAGCTGAACATTTAGGTGAACGCGTTGCGACGATCGCTAAACGCTTACGCGGTTAAGTGATTATAAAATTTGGAATACTAAATATTTTTAAACATATTTTAAGGTTAACCCTTTAGAAATTGAATTTAAGCACAACATAATAAAAGGAATTGAACATGATTAATAACAAACTAAACACTTTCACTACATTAAAGACGTTCGCTGCGGCAGTTGCCTTAAGCTTGACATCTGGCTTAGTGATGGCGGATCAGGAAGCTTATCGCATCGATGACAGCCACAGCTTTGCCAATTGGAGCATCCGCCATGTGGCTTCAAAAACATCCGGTACTTTTAGCGATATAAAAGGCAATATTCTGATTGATCGCGATAATCTGGCGAACTCTTCAGTCGATGCCAAAATTAATGTATTAAGCATTAATAGTAGCAACGCAAAACGTGATGAACATATCAAAAAAGAAGAATATCTAGATGCTGGAAAATTCAGTGAGATCACTTTTGTCAGCAGCAAAATCGAAGCAAAAAATAATACCGAAGGCGTGATTACTGGCACATTTACCCTGCACGGCGTGGCAAAAAAACTTAGCATTCCATTTAAAGTGTTAGGTTTTGGCACAGATCCTTGGGGCGGCTATCGTTTAGGTTTAGAAGCACACACCACATTAAAAGCTAGTGATTTTGGTTTTACCTGGCCACTTAAAGCCAATGCGCCAGTGGGCGACGATATTGAAATCACACTGTTAATCGAAGGCGTTAAATTACCTGCCGAAAAACCGATTAAATAGCTTATTCATCACAATAAACAATCCAATCACTTAACACCTAATAAACATCAATATTGAGACGGAGCAACAAATGGCATTAGATTTATTTAGCCCAGCAAAACTGGGTTCAATTGCTTTAAAAAATCGTATGGTAATGGCACCATTAACCAGAAGTCGCGCACCAAAAGGCACTGGTGTACCACAAGCATTAAACGTTGCTTATTATGAACAACGCGCAACCGCTGGTCTGATTGTGACGGAAGCGACGCCGATTTCAGCGATGGGTCATGGCTATATTCTATTGCCAGGTATTTATACCGATGCGCAAGTGGCTGGTTGGAAAAAAGTGACTGAAGCGGTGCATGCAAAAGGCGGAAAAATCGTGTTGCAATTATGGCATGTAGGTCGTATTTCTCACCCAAGCTTATTAAATGGTGCGCTTCCCGTTGCGCCTTCGGCAATTAAACCTGCTGGTCAAGCTTATACCTATGAAGGTTTAGTGGATTTTGTAGAACCACGCGCCTTAGAGGCTAGCGAATTGCCCGCAATCGTACAAGAATATGTACATGCGACTAAATGCGCATTAGCAGCAGGTTTTGATGGCGTAGAGATTCACGCCGCTAATGGGTATTTGTTGGACCAGTTTTTACGTGATGGCAGCAACAAACGTACTGATAATTATGGCGGTAGTTTTGAAAATCGCACACGCTTATTGTTAGAAGTGACCAAGGCAGTGATAGCCGTTGCAGGCGCAGATAAAACAGGTTTGCGTTTATCACCGGTAAATCCATTTAACGATATGCAAGATAGCAATCCGCAAGCGTTATTCAATTATGTGGCAGATGCACTTAATCAATTTAACTTAGCTTATTTGCATGTGGTAGAAGGTGGCATGGGCGGCGATACAGAAAACTTTGATTTTGCAGAGTTACGTAAGCAATTTAAAGGCAGCTATATGGCCAATTTTGGTTACGACAAAGCGCGCGGCAATGCGGCGATTGCAAGCGGGCATGCTGATGTGATTGCTTATGGCGTGCCGTTTCTCGCTAATCCAGATTTAGTTGAGCGTTATAAAACTGATGCGCCATTGAATAAAGCGGACAGTGAAACATTCTACGGCGGATCAGAAAAAGGCTACACTGATTACCCAACTTTATCCGCTTAAGTTTTCAGATTAACTGTTTAAATTAACTCTAAGGATTGAACGATGCAAAAACCTGCCACAACCCAAGTGCCCATTAATGAAGTGATTGCTAATCGCTGGAGTGGTAGGGCTTATGATGCCAATAAAGCGGTTTCAAACGCGCAGATTATTAGCTTGTGTGAAGCTGCGCGTTGGGCACCATCTTGCTTTGGTGATGAGCCGTGGCGTTTTATTGTGTGGAATAAAAACACCAATAAAGCCAGTTGGCAGCAGGCTTTTGATTGTTTAGTACCAGGCAATCAAGAATGGGTGAAAGATGCGCCATTATTATTGCTGGTTTGTGCGGATACTCTGTTTGGGCATAATCAAAAACCGAATCGCTTTGCACAATATGATAGTGGTGCAGCGGCTGAAAATTTATGCTTACAAGCACAAGATTTAGGACTAATGGCGCACCAAATGGGCGGTTTTAATGCGGATGCTGCGCGCAGTGCATTTGATATTCCAGAACAATTTACGTTAATGGCAATGGTTGCGGTTGGTTATGCCGCGGATATTAAAACCGTGATTGGCGAAGCATTAACGCGCGAAATCGCAGAGCGTAAACGCAAGCCATTGGCGGAATTGTTTTTTGATTCTGCTTGGAATAAATCGATTTAGTTTAAGTGTTTTAATTTAAGTTTTTAAGCCGCTTTTACATGTAGCTTAACTTAACGTAGATGGTCTGCTAAACTGCTGGTTTATTCGACAGCAGTTTATAAAATTTAAGGCAAAATGATGGCAGTAGTCAAATTAACTAAAGCAAACTTTAAACAAACGATTGAAAGCAATCCATTCGTGATTGTGGATTTTTGGGCGCCTTGGTGTGAACCATGTGTGGCTTTTACGCCAACGTTTGAAGCGGCTGCAGCAAAAAATGCCGACATTGTCTTTGGCTTGGTCAACACTGAAACGGATCCTGAAATCGGGGACTATTTTCAAGTCAATCAAATTCCAGGTATTTTGGTGATTCGTGACCAAGCAGGTATTCATGCGCAAGTCGGTGAAATCGGCGCACCAGCATTTGATGAAATCATCAAATGGGCGCGCGATTATGATATGTCTACCGTGCATGAATATTACAACAATGAAGCGGCGCAACAAGCGGTTAAAAAGCCAGCAAAGCACTAATGCTAAAATTTAGTTAAGCCTCATTAGTGGAGTGAGCTAACAGAAATTAACTAACAAAAAAGCCGACTAGTTGTCGGCTTTTTTGTTAGTTTAAGTTTAAATGTTAACGTAGAAATTGCATTAAAAAAGTGTTAACTTATAGATAAAGCTTCACCAATCCTGCGATTAAAAACTACCTGTTGTGGCTAATCGAAAGATATAAAAAGCACCCATTGCCATCATGATATACATGGGCAAATCGCCGCTCTTTTTCTTTTCGCTTTTCGCGGCAGATGACATCCAACGGTTCAATAACCACAATACAAAAATAATCACCGGAATAAACATCATGTGCGTGGTGGAATCGAAGAGCCAACTGAACGCTGTTTTTAACCAGCCGCCATCTTTAAAAAACTCCATTGCAATGCCGATTAATCCGATAATAACTAAAAGGATGCCGCCCAAAGACATGAGCGTCTTAAGTAAGGTATCGGCTTTAATGTCCGCATTTTTGCTATATTTATTGGGATCTTTTTTCTGCGGTGCGGCCACGATAATCTCCTAAAACGGACGAGTATGATTGTAAGTGCGATTGAAAAGTTGGCTAATTTTTGTGGTTAATTTTGTTTAAATATCAGGCTAATTCTGGTTTAAATATTTGGCAGGATCAACTGATTTACCCAAACGCCGGATTTCAAAATGTAATTTTACTGAATTAGAATCGGTATTACCCATCTCGGCAATTTTTTGTCCTACACCGACCACTTGACCTTCTTTGACGATTATTTTGCTGTTGTGCGCATAGACCGATAAATAGGTTTTATTGTGTTTAATAATCACTAATTTACCATAGCCGCGTAAATCTGAGCCGCTGTAAATCACTTTGCCGCTACTGGCTGCATTAATGGCTTGCCCAGTGCTGCCAGCAATATCAATCCCTTTATTCGTGGCTTCATTAAAACTCGCCACCACTTTACCTTGTGTTGGCCAGCTCCATTTAATGGCTTCATCATCAGGCGGCTGAGTTTGGCTTGATTTGGGATCAGCAGTTTTGTTTTCAGCGGGCTTAATTTCGCCAGCTTTAACATCGTTAACTTTGGTTTCAACCGTAGTTCCAACGGTTTTGCCCACAGCTACTTTGGTTTCGGTTGTTTTAACTGGCGTGGTTCTGTTAAAAGCTTCTAAGCTATAAGGTTCGCGCATGGCTTTTGGCTCATTTAATAATCCAGATGCAGCCGATTGCGCTGGCTTAGTTTCAGTAGTCGGCGAGGCTTTGGTTTCTGACACAGTTGTTTCAATTGCCGTAGAGTCAGTTTTAATCGGCGTAATAACGACGCCATCTTCTGTTGTCACTTGTGCTGATGCGTTGCTGTTCGCGGCATCAGACTTTGCTTCTACGATAGGCAAATTTAGTTTTTGACCAATTTCAATCGTGTAGGGCGGAGTTATGTTGTTGGCGGCGGCAATTTCTTTGTATTCAAGCCCATATTCCAAACCAATACTAAATAAAGTATCACCTTTTTTAACAGTGTGACTATTCGGTCGCCCATCATTTCTAGTTGTGCTATTGCTAACTTGATTTGGTTTAGCGCCACCTTTAGTAACTGTCGCTGGTTTAGACGATTGCGGTAAGCGATCAACAACGGGGGCGGGTGGATTGCTTTCACAAGCAGTTAAAAAAAGTGCAAATAATGTGATTAATACGAGTTGAAACATTAACTAATCCCGCCTAACAAAGGTACAAATTTCACTGCTTCCAGCTTGGTTTGTACGTATTCTTTGGCTTTTCGTTCAATTAATACTAAAGTTTGTGTCGATGTACCGATTGGAATAATCATACGTCCGCCAATAGCTAATTGCGCCAATAACTCTTGCGGCACGTGGCTGGCAGCGGCGGTGACGATAATGCCATCAAACGGTGCAAATGACTCTAATCCAACGCTGCCATCTGCATGGTCCAGCTTCACATTGTTGCATTTAAGCGTGCGCAAATGGCTTCTGGCTTTCATCACCAATGGGCGAATACGCTCTACCGATAATACTTCTTTGCATACTTTTGATAACACCGCTGTTTGATAACCGCAGCCTGTGCCAATCTCTAATACTTTATTTAACTGAGCGCCGTTGCGCAAAATCTCTGTCATACGAGCGACAATATACGGTTGCGAAATCGTTTGTCCAAAACCGATTGGCAACGAAACATCTTCATATGCACGAATACTTAAAGCTTCATCGACAAAAATATGCCGTGGAATCTCACCGATTGCAGATAGCACGACTTCATCTTGAATGCCTTGCTCGCGCAAACGCACTAACATACGATCGCGCGTGCGCAGTGAGGTCATGCCGATGCCAGTTTTTGTAGTAGATTTTAATAAAGCCATATCTGTTATTTATTCAGCCAGGTTTGTAGTTCTGCCAGCTGTGAATGTTTGGTTAAATCCACTTGAATCGGCGAAATCGACACTTGATTATTAGCGACTGCATAAAAATCTGTTCCTTCGCCGCCGTCATTTGGTGTGCCAGCAGCACCAACCCAATACACGGTTTCATTTCTAGGTGTTTTAAGCTGAATCACTGGTTCGGCCTTATGGCGTTTGCCTAAGCGTGTCACCGTTCTGCCAGCTAATTCTTCATAAGGAACATCCGGCACGTTCACATTGAGCAAAGTAGCTGACGTAAAACCATGTTTGATATGCTGTTGAATCAACTCTACTGCTACCCGCGCAGCAGTTTCAAAATGTGTAGGGTTGTGTTGCGACATGGAAATAGCGATAGAAGGAATGCCGAGCAAAAAACCTTCTGTTGCGGCAGCAACCGTGCCAGAATAAATAGTGTCATCACCCATGTTCGCGCCATCATTAATGCCCGAGATTACCATATCTGGCATCGTGTCCATTAAACCAGTCAGCGCGATATGTACGCAATCTGTCGGCGTGCCGTTGACGTAAAAAAAGCCATTTGCCGCCTTTTTAACGCTAAGTGGTCTATCTAAAGTGAGCGAATTACTTGCGCCACTGCGATTACGCTCAGGCGCAACAACGGTAATATCCGCAAATTTTGCGAGATGACCGGCTAGAATGTTTAGGCCTGGCGCAAAATAGCCATCGTCATTTGATATGAGTATTTTCATTCGTGGCTGACAGTGTGATTAATAGTGCGTATTTTCATCGGTGGTTAAAAGCCTGCTTTTGTGTGCTTAACTTTATAAAGCGGCACAATTTATTGCGCTATTTTTAGTGTTAAGTATAGCTTAAGGCTTTAATTATAAATTACGCAGGCGCTTTTAATGCACTGTTTCGCGTGAGTTTTGCATAAAATATTGCGCACAGAAAAAATATCAGCGATAACAGCACTTCAATCAGCGCTAATTGGCTAGAAACACCACTGTCAGACCATGCCCGTACTGCGCCCTCAGTAAAATACAGCAAAATCAGCATGCCAGCCCATTGGTAAGTGTAGCGGCGACCTTTTAATATGCCAAAAAGTGGTAATAATAAAGGCAAGGCTTTTAACATCAGCAAAGAGCCACCCGGTTTCAATGGCGCAAGTACGCTTTCCCATGCCAAACACAAAAAAATCAAAGCAATCAGGCTAATGCCAGCGCCAATTCTTAATGTTGAAAGCATATTAACTAGCCAACTTTAACGCGGTTTCAGCTAAGCGTTTACCTAATGCCAAGCAGAGTTTTTTTTCGTCTTCGGTGATTTTTTTATCATCCATCGTGCCGCCAATATGGCTTGCACCATAAGGTGTGCCGCCCGATTGTGTGCTAGATAATTCAGGCTCAGAATAAGGCAAGCCGACCATTAGCATGCCGTGATGCATGAGTGGCAACATCATAGTTAATAACGTAGTTTCGTTGCCGCCGTGCAGTGAACCAGTGCTGGTAAATACTGCCGCGGGTTTACCAATTAGCGTGCCTTTTAACCATAAACCCGCTGTGCTATCCAAAAAATACTTCATTGGCGCCGCCATATTGCCAAAGCGAGTAGGGCTGCCGAGCGCTAAGCCGATACATTCTTCTAAATCGCTCAATTCAACATACGGGTCGCCACTGCTAGGAATATCTGATTCCGTTGCTTCGCAATTTGCAGATACTTTTGGCACAGTGCGTACGCGCGCCTTTGCACCGCTAACTGATTCAACTCCACGCGCAATTAGTTGCGCCATTTTGCGTACGGCGCCACCTTGAGAATAGTAAAGGACTAAGATTTCGCTCATTTCTTTTGTTTGATTCTGAGTAATAAGTGGGTTTGATGTTTTTCAACATCAAATAAATCGGTAGCAATCGCTAAATCACCTAGTTTTGCATAGCCATAATTACGAGGGTCAAAGTCCGGTGCATTTTTAATAAGATTACTGCCAACGCCACCTAGATTCGCCCATCCATCTTCATTTGAAGCAGCTTCAACTGCTGACCTAAAAAGATTAATGAGTTTTGTGTCTTGCCTTAGTTTATTTGGAGGTACTTTCAGTTGCGCTTCCTGCGTATCGGCTTTAAGCGAGAATATTTCCGTATATACAAAACGGTCACATGCTGCTACAAATGGCTGCGGAGTTTTTTTCTCACCAAATCCATATACGCGTTTACCAGACTCACGAATACGAGATGCCAATCTAGTGAAATCACTATCACTAGAAACGATACAGAAGCCATCGAAAGTCCCAGTATAGAGTAAATCCATCGCGTCAATGATCATCGCGCTATCAGTCGCATTTTTGCCAGTGGTATAGCGAAACTGTTGAATAGGTTGAATGGAGTGTTCTAAAAGCACTGTTTTCCATTGACCTAGATTGGGTGTCGTCCAGTCACCGTAGATTCTTTTAACACTAGCGACACCAAATTTCGCGACTTCAGAAAGCAATCCTTCTATGATGGATGCCTGTGCATTGTCAGCATCAATGAGCACTGCAAGAGAGGAATTGCTTTCAGCGTTGATAGCCATTTTAGATATGCTTTACCAATTCGGTTGCTTTACCAATATAGCTAGCTGGTGTCATTTCAAGCAGTAATTGTTTCGCTTCTGCAGGAATATTTAAGCCACCAATAAACGTATGCAATGAAACTTTATTGATACCGCCTTTGCCGCGTGTTAATTCTTTCAATTGTTCATACGGGTTTTCAATGCCGTAGCGACGCATCACGGTTTGGATTGGCTCTGCTAATACCTCCCAGCTATTATCTAAATCTTCCGCCAATTTTGCGGCGTTGATTTCTAGTTTATTCAAGCCGCGCAAACAAGAATCGTAACCCAATAATGTGTAGCCGAATGCCACGCCCATATTTCTGAGCACGGTTGAATCGGTTAAATCACGTTGCCAGCGAGAAATCGGTAGCTTTTCAGCCATGTGGCGCAACACGGCATTGGCTAAGCCCAAGTTGCCTTCTGAATTTTCAAAGTCAATCGGGTTGACTTTATGCGGCATGGTAGAGGAGCCGATTTCGCCTGCTTTTACTTTTTGTTTGAAATAGCCAACTGAAATGTAGCCCCAAATGTCGCGATTTAAGTCGATTAAAATCGTGTTAATACGCGCTAAAGTGTCATAAAGTTCGGCCATATAATCATGCGGCTCAATCTGAATGGTCATTGGATTGTAAGTTAACCCTAAATTTTGTACAAATTTTTGCGCAAAACTTTCCCAATCAAATGTTGGGTAAGCGGATAAATGTGCATTAAAGTTGCCAACTGCACCGTTGATTTTCCCTAGAATTTCGTTGTTAACTAATTGTTTTTGTTGACGTTGTAAGCGATACACAACATTGGCTAACTCTTTACCCATAGTGGTTGGCGAAGCCGTTTGGCCGTGCGTGCGTGACAACATCGGTTGATTAGCAAGTTTATGTGATAACTCACTTAATCGCGCAATTAAATCAGCCAAAAATGGCAACATCACAGCATCGCGCGCACTTTTTAGCATTAAGCCATGCGATAAGTTGTTGATATCTTCCGAAGTACAAGCGAAGTGAATAAACTCACTGGCTTTTTTAATCTCTGGATTAATGTCGAACTTTTCTTTAAGCCAGTATTCCAGCGCTTTTACATCGTGATTGGTACGCGCTTCAATCGCTTTTACCTGTGCAGCATCGGCCTCAGAAAAGTTGATGATTGCTGCATCTAGCTCTTGAATTGTTTCTGCACTAAAAGCAGCAATTTCAGTCAATTCTTTGGCGGCTGATAGCGCTTTAAGCCATTCTACTTCTACCCATGCGCGATGTTTAATCAGTGCAAATTCGCTAAAGTAAGGGCGTAAAGCGTCTAGTTTGGTTTGGTAGCGGCCATCAAGTGGAGATAGCGCATTGAGGGTGGTAAGCGACTGCTTTTCTAACATAGGTCTAAGCTTTCAAACGGCGGTTCAATAAACCGCTATTTTACCCTAATTTTGCCCTAGTTAATTTTGGGAGCTGCTGAGCCGCTTACTTTTAGAATCTATTTAAACAACCAACATATCTACAAAAGCATTGACTGAAGTTGCTTCTAATTTAGCTTGGTCTAAACAAAGCGCAAGAATATCCGCCTGTTTTTTAACATTAAATCGGCGTGCTAAATTCACTTGAAATTTCTTCACTAACTCTGGAATTCCTTCACTACGGCGGCGGCGATGGCCGATTGGGTATTCCACCGCGATGTTGTCAGATTGCGTCCCATCTTTAAAAAACACTTGAAGCGCGTTAGCGATTGAGCGTTTTTCTGGATCATGATAATCCTTTGTGTATTCTGATTTTTCTACGCAAACCATTTTGCTGCGAATCGCATCAATGCGTGGGTCAGCTGCGGCGGTATCTTCATAATCTTGCGCGGTTAAATTGCCTTTAAGCAGGCCAATAGCAGCCATATATTGAATGCAATGGTCACGGTCTGCAGGGTTGTCTAGCGGCCCTGTTTTATCAATAATGCGAATCGCTGATTCATGGGTTGTGATGACGATCTTATCGATTTGCGCGATTTGTTCTAAAGTTTGCAACTCTTTGCCTACTTGCGTATTTAATTGAATCGCGCATTCCACTGCTGTTTGTGCATGGAACTCGGCAGGGAAAGAGATTTTAAATAGCACTTGTTCCATCACATAAGAGCCATAGTCACGCTGAAATTTAAAGGCATTGCCATTAAAAAGCACATCGTAAAAGCCCCAAGTTTTTGCAGTTAATGCACTTGGGTAGCCCATTTCGCCTTGCATCGTCATCCACGCCAGTCTCACTGCGCGGCTTGTTGCATCGCCTGCGGCCCATGATTTGCGTGAGCCAGTATTGGGGCTGTGTCTGTAAGTCCGTAAGCTTTGACCATCCACAAACGCATTAGAAACTGCATTGATAATGTCTTCTTTATTGCCGCCTAGTAATTTGGTTACTACCGCAGTTGAGGCGATTTTGACTAAAATTACATGGTCTAAACCGACGCGATTGAAGCTATTTTCAAGTGCTAGAACACCTTGAATTTCATGCGCCTTAATCATGGCAGTCAATACGTCTTTAACTGTTAACGGTGCTTTGCCTTCATTGATATTTTTGCGTGAAATATAATCAGCTACGGCTAAAATTCCGCCCAAGTTGTCAGAAGGATGGCCCCATTCCGCAGCCAGCCACGTATCATTAAAATCTAGCCAGCGAATCATCGCGCCGATATTGAATGCCGCCAAAATTGGGTCTAATTGATATGATGTGCCTGGTACTTTTGCGCCATTTGGTACCACGGTGCCAGCAATTACTGGACCTAATAATTTAGTACAAGCTGGGTAGTCCAAT includes these proteins:
- the surE gene encoding 5'/3'-nucleotidase SurE → MKILISNDDGYFAPGLNILAGHLAKFADITVVAPERNRSGASNSLTLDRPLSVKKAANGFFYVNGTPTDCVHIALTGLMDTMPDMVISGINDGANMGDDTIYSGTVAAATEGFLLGIPSIAISMSQHNPTHFETAARVAVELIQQHIKHGFTSATLLNVNVPDVPYEELAGRTVTRLGKRHKAEPVIQLKTPRNETVYWVGAAGTPNDGGEGTDFYAVANNQVSISPIQVDLTKHSQLAELQTWLNK
- a CDS encoding DUF2069 domain-containing protein — translated: MLSTLRIGAGISLIALIFLCLAWESVLAPLKPGGSLLMLKALPLLLPLFGILKGRRYTYQWAGMLILLYFTEGAVRAWSDSGVSSQLALIEVLLSLIFFLCAIFYAKLTRNSALKAPA
- the wrbA gene encoding NAD(P)H:quinone oxidoreductase encodes the protein MSEILVLYYSQGGAVRKMAQLIARGVESVSGAKARVRTVPKVSANCEATESDIPSSGDPYVELSDLEECIGLALGSPTRFGNMAAPMKYFLDSTAGLWLKGTLIGKPAAVFTSTGSLHGGNETTLLTMMLPLMHHGMLMVGLPYSEPELSSTQSGGTPYGASHIGGTMDDKKITEDEKKLCLALGKRLAETALKLAS
- a CDS encoding NYN domain-containing protein, which translates into the protein MAINAESNSSLAVLIDADNAQASIIEGLLSEVAKFGVASVKRIYGDWTTPNLGQWKTVLLEHSIQPIQQFRYTTGKNATDSAMIIDAMDLLYTGTFDGFCIVSSDSDFTRLASRIRESGKRVYGFGEKKTPQPFVAACDRFVYTEIFSLKADTQEAQLKVPPNKLRQDTKLINLFRSAVEAASNEDGWANLGGVGSNLIKNAPDFDPRNYGYAKLGDLAIATDLFDVEKHQTHLLLRIKQKK
- the purB gene encoding adenylosuccinate lyase produces the protein MLEKQSLTTLNALSPLDGRYQTKLDALRPYFSEFALIKHRAWVEVEWLKALSAAKELTEIAAFSAETIQELDAAIINFSEADAAQVKAIEARTNHDVKALEYWLKEKFDINPEIKKASEFIHFACTSEDINNLSHGLMLKSARDAVMLPFLADLIARLSELSHKLANQPMLSRTHGQTASPTTMGKELANVVYRLQRQQKQLVNNEILGKINGAVGNFNAHLSAYPTFDWESFAQKFVQNLGLTYNPMTIQIEPHDYMAELYDTLARINTILIDLNRDIWGYISVGYFKQKVKAGEIGSSTMPHKVNPIDFENSEGNLGLANAVLRHMAEKLPISRWQRDLTDSTVLRNMGVAFGYTLLGYDSCLRGLNKLEINAAKLAEDLDNSWEVLAEPIQTVMRRYGIENPYEQLKELTRGKGGINKVSLHTFIGGLNIPAEAKQLLLEMTPASYIGKATELVKHI
- a CDS encoding bifunctional 2-methylcitrate dehydratase/aconitate hydratase; this encodes MSAHISNVRPAPDQVIVDIANYVADFEIKSDEAFDTARNCLMDTLGCGFEALDYPACTKLLGPVIAGTVVPNGAKVPGTSYQLDPILAAFNIGAMIRWLDFNDTWLAAEWGHPSDNLGGILAVADYISRKNINEGKAPLTVKDVLTAMIKAHEIQGVLALENSFNRVGLDHVILVKIASTAVVTKLLGGNKEDIINAVSNAFVDGQSLRTYRHSPNTGSRKSWAAGDATSRAVRLAWMTMQGEMGYPSALTAKTWGFYDVLFNGNAFKFQRDYGSYVMEQVLFKISFPAEFHAQTAVECAIQLNTQVGKELQTLEQIAQIDKIVITTHESAIRIIDKTGPLDNPADRDHCIQYMAAIGLLKGNLTAQDYEDTAAADPRIDAIRSKMVCVEKSEYTKDYHDPEKRSIANALQVFFKDGTQSDNIAVEYPIGHRRRRSEGIPELVKKFQVNLARRFNVKKQADILALCLDQAKLEATSVNAFVDMLVV